A region of Chlamydia crocodili DNA encodes the following proteins:
- the rpe gene encoding ribulose-phosphate 3-epimerase — protein MNKKQRQKTLIAPSIMGGDLACIGAEAKRIEESGADLIHIDVMDGHFVPNLTFGPGVIAAINRSTDIFLEVHAMIYTPFDFIEAFVKSGADRIIVHFEASEDLKELLAYIKKCGIQAGLAFSPETSIEFIPPFLPFCDVVLLMSVHPGFCGQGFIPDIPDKIRFTRQAIKTMGLEDSCLIEVDGGINETSAKECREAGADILVAASYMFQKDTLTMEEKVLLLRGENHGIK, from the coding sequence GTGAATAAAAAACAACGTCAGAAGACATTAATTGCTCCTTCAATTATGGGAGGAGACCTTGCATGCATAGGTGCAGAGGCAAAAAGAATAGAAGAGTCCGGAGCCGATCTCATTCATATTGATGTTATGGACGGGCATTTCGTTCCCAATCTGACTTTCGGTCCAGGAGTCATCGCAGCAATCAATAGATCTACGGATATCTTTCTAGAAGTTCACGCTATGATCTATACGCCTTTCGATTTCATAGAAGCCTTTGTAAAATCTGGAGCCGATCGTATTATCGTACATTTTGAAGCCTCCGAAGATCTTAAAGAATTATTAGCTTATATTAAGAAATGCGGAATACAAGCAGGATTGGCTTTTTCTCCAGAAACTTCTATAGAATTCATTCCTCCATTTCTACCTTTTTGTGATGTTGTATTGTTAATGTCCGTACATCCTGGATTTTGTGGTCAGGGCTTTATTCCCGATATCCCCGATAAAATTCGTTTTACAAGACAAGCAATTAAGACAATGGGTCTAGAAGATTCCTGTTTGATTGAAGTTGATGGGGGAATAAACGAGACTTCTGCAAAAGAATGTCGCGAAGCAGGTGCGGATATTTTAGTGGCGGCATCCTATATGTTTCAAAAGGATACGCTGACTATGGAAGAAAAAGTTTTGCTACTTCGAGGAGAAAATCATGGTATTAAGTAG
- a CDS encoding YhjD/YihY/BrkB family envelope integrity protein gives MFRKLSIFSKKKKNPKSGFRNNRIIRSFLLAPQVLVRNEVSKEACVLSYYGLFSCIPILVFFLRLSQHLFVNLDWKEWLLVKFPDYKGPILAIVEAAYRSTTSNIGLVLVGSFFVFCWAGILMLLSLEDGLNKIFRTGWTPISVQRLIAYLIITLVSPMIFIIVCGSWIYITQIMPVEYAKLFSLSHSITVLYVFSRLTPYLFIYLALFCCYAFLPRVSVQKTAALIAALTAGTLWIIFQKVFFCLQFYLFNYSFTYGALVALPSFLLLLYLYAMIYLFGGSFTFLIQNQGCNFILPTEKYLPNCYIKLVVCTYILSVISRDFDTASTPPTAKTIAKHSKIPIGEISQCLDILENEGLILSYKKAYKPTHNISGLTIKDVVEQLLHLKTFNQIHPDTALSLIQSSLRNIFDQATKSTYNLTLSDIAGKIK, from the coding sequence ATGTTTCGAAAGCTCTCGATATTTTCTAAAAAAAAAAAGAATCCAAAATCGGGATTTCGAAATAACAGAATAATCAGATCGTTCTTACTTGCTCCTCAAGTTTTAGTGAGAAATGAGGTTTCTAAAGAAGCCTGTGTGTTAAGTTATTATGGTTTGTTTAGCTGCATTCCAATACTCGTATTTTTCTTAAGGTTATCCCAGCATCTTTTTGTAAATCTCGATTGGAAAGAATGGCTTCTTGTTAAATTTCCTGATTATAAAGGACCGATTCTAGCAATTGTAGAGGCTGCATACCGCTCTACAACCAGCAATATTGGTTTAGTGCTGGTAGGAAGCTTCTTTGTCTTTTGTTGGGCAGGGATTCTTATGCTTTTGTCTTTAGAAGATGGTTTGAATAAGATTTTTAGAACGGGTTGGACTCCGATATCTGTACAGAGATTGATCGCATATTTGATCATCACGCTTGTTAGCCCGATGATTTTTATTATTGTTTGTGGGTCATGGATTTATATTACCCAAATTATGCCTGTAGAATATGCGAAACTCTTTTCTTTAAGCCACTCTATTACTGTTTTATATGTTTTTTCACGGTTAACTCCTTATCTATTCATTTATTTAGCGTTATTTTGCTGCTACGCCTTTTTACCTAGGGTCTCTGTACAAAAGACAGCAGCATTAATCGCTGCCTTAACAGCAGGAACTCTATGGATTATTTTTCAGAAGGTTTTCTTCTGCTTACAATTCTACTTATTTAACTACAGTTTTACTTATGGAGCTTTGGTCGCCCTACCTTCATTTTTACTCCTTCTTTATCTTTATGCTATGATTTATCTTTTTGGAGGATCGTTTACTTTTCTTATTCAAAATCAGGGATGTAATTTTATTCTTCCTACAGAAAAGTACTTGCCAAATTGCTATATAAAACTTGTGGTATGTACCTATATTCTTTCTGTGATATCCAGAGATTTTGATACGGCTTCAACGCCCCCTACAGCAAAGACTATAGCAAAGCATTCTAAGATTCCTATTGGAGAGATCTCCCAATGTTTGGATATTCTAGAAAATGAGGGTTTAATTCTTTCTTATAAGAAAGCGTATAAGCCGACGCATAATATTTCAGGACTCACTATTAAAGATGTAGTAGAGCAACTCCTTCACCTGAAAACTTTCAATCAAATCCACCCAGACACAGCGTTAAGTTTAATACAAAGTAGTCTGAGAAATATATTCGATCAAGCAACGAAAAGTACTTACAACTTAACTCTATCAGATAT
- the accC gene encoding acetyl-CoA carboxylase biotin carboxylase subunit yields MKKVLIANRGEIAVRIIRACHDLGLATVAVYSLADQEALHVLLADEAVCIGEPQANKSYLKISNILAACEITGADAVHPGYGFLSENPNFASICESCGLTFIGPSSESIATMGDKIAAKQLAKKIKCPVIPGSEGIIKDEAEGLKIAEKIGFPIVIKAVAGGGGRGIRIVREKDEFFRAFSAARAEAEAGFNNPDVYIEKFIENPRHLEVQILGDKHGNYIHLGERDCTVQRRRQKLIEETPSPILTPELRAKVGKVAVDLARSANYHSVGTVEFLLDKDKKFYFMEMNTRIQVEHTITEEVTGIDLLKEQIYVAMGNKLTWKQKNIVFTGHVIQCRINAEDPSNNFSPSPGRLDYYLPPAGPSIRVDGACYSGYAIPPYYDSMIAKVISKGKNREEAIAIMKRALKEFHIGGVHSTIPFHQFMLDNPKFINSDYDINYVDLLLSQGNSLF; encoded by the coding sequence ATGAAAAAAGTCTTAATAGCTAATCGTGGAGAAATTGCAGTGCGTATTATACGTGCTTGTCATGATCTTGGATTAGCCACAGTTGCAGTATATTCCTTAGCAGATCAAGAAGCTTTACACGTGCTATTAGCAGACGAAGCTGTTTGTATAGGGGAGCCTCAAGCTAATAAATCCTATTTAAAAATATCGAATATTCTAGCGGCGTGCGAAATTACAGGAGCGGATGCTGTCCATCCTGGTTATGGTTTTTTAAGTGAGAATCCGAATTTTGCTTCTATATGTGAAAGCTGTGGGTTGACCTTTATTGGCCCCAGTTCAGAATCTATAGCAACAATGGGAGATAAAATAGCGGCAAAACAGCTCGCTAAAAAAATTAAATGTCCTGTGATTCCTGGTTCCGAAGGTATTATTAAAGACGAAGCTGAAGGATTAAAAATTGCTGAAAAAATTGGCTTTCCTATAGTGATTAAAGCCGTTGCCGGCGGCGGTGGTCGCGGTATCCGTATTGTCAGAGAAAAAGATGAATTTTTTAGAGCTTTTTCAGCAGCACGAGCGGAAGCAGAAGCAGGATTTAATAATCCCGATGTTTACATTGAAAAGTTCATTGAAAACCCAAGACATCTAGAAGTGCAGATTCTTGGAGATAAACACGGTAATTATATCCATCTTGGAGAAAGAGACTGCACAGTACAAAGACGTCGCCAAAAGCTTATTGAGGAAACTCCTAGTCCTATACTTACTCCTGAATTGCGTGCAAAAGTAGGGAAGGTTGCTGTAGACTTGGCTAGAAGTGCAAACTATCATTCTGTGGGTACCGTAGAATTTCTATTAGATAAAGATAAAAAATTCTACTTCATGGAAATGAATACACGTATTCAGGTAGAGCATACAATCACAGAAGAAGTTACAGGAATTGATCTTCTTAAAGAACAGATTTATGTAGCAATGGGCAATAAGCTCACTTGGAAACAAAAAAATATTGTTTTCACAGGACATGTTATTCAGTGTCGTATTAATGCTGAGGACCCAAGCAACAACTTCTCCCCCTCTCCAGGTCGTTTAGATTACTATCTTCCTCCTGCTGGGCCTTCGATACGTGTTGATGGTGCTTGTTATAGCGGTTACGCTATCCCTCCCTATTACGATTCTATGATTGCTAAGGTGATTTCTAAGGGTAAGAACCGAGAAGAAGCTATAGCCATTATGAAACGTGCTCTAAAAGAGTTTCATATTGGAGGAGTACACTCTACAATACCTTTCCACCAATTTATGTTGGACAATCCGAAATTTATTAATTCAGACTACGATATCAACTACGTTGATCTTCTTCTCTCTCAGGGTAATTCCTTATTTTAA
- a CDS encoding class I SAM-dependent methyltransferase, producing MSRYSSNKKHHSSRKTERRSTSWEPIAEDYHKIVQGEGHYYHKEVILPKLLPLLDLQFKDSVVDIGCGQGILERAIPKECGYLGLDISPSLISIARKLRKSRTHEFKIQDLTKKLTLEVPQPFSHAVAILALQNMEIPDQAIKNTSKLLCKEGRFFIVLNHPCFRIPRVSSWHYDEHKKLLSRKIDRYLSKITVPIIAHPGQKQSESSISFHFPLSYWTQALSKYGFVIENMEEWISPKKSIGTRAKAENLCREEFPLFLMISCIKTHKN from the coding sequence ATGTCTCGTTACTCATCAAATAAAAAGCATCATTCTTCTAGGAAAACAGAAAGAAGGTCTACCTCTTGGGAGCCCATAGCTGAAGATTATCATAAGATCGTTCAGGGAGAAGGTCATTATTATCATAAAGAAGTCATTCTCCCTAAGCTGCTTCCTTTGCTTGATCTGCAATTTAAAGATTCTGTGGTGGATATTGGTTGCGGTCAGGGAATTTTAGAAAGAGCAATCCCTAAGGAATGCGGATATTTAGGTCTGGATATCTCTCCTAGTTTGATCTCTATAGCAAGGAAATTAAGAAAATCACGAACTCATGAATTTAAAATCCAAGATCTTACCAAAAAGCTGACGTTAGAAGTTCCTCAGCCCTTTTCCCATGCTGTAGCTATTTTAGCACTACAAAATATGGAAATTCCTGATCAGGCGATTAAAAATACCTCAAAGCTTCTTTGCAAAGAGGGTCGCTTTTTTATAGTATTGAATCATCCTTGTTTTCGTATTCCTAGAGTGTCTTCGTGGCATTACGATGAACATAAAAAGCTTCTTTCAAGAAAGATCGATCGTTATCTTTCTAAAATCACAGTTCCAATCATTGCCCATCCTGGGCAAAAACAGTCGGAATCTTCGATTTCTTTCCACTTCCCTTTAAGTTATTGGACTCAAGCATTATCAAAATACGGGTTTGTTATTGAGAATATGGAAGAATGGATATCCCCAAAAAAATCCATAGGAACACGCGCAAAAGCGGAAAACCTTTGTCGCGAAGAGTTTCCATTATTCTTAATGATCTCATGTATTAAAACTCATAAGAATTAA
- the accB gene encoding acetyl-CoA carboxylase biotin carboxyl carrier protein, producing the protein MDLKQIEKLMIAMGRNSMKRFVIKREGLELELERDTGDKPNQEPVFYDSRLFAGFSQERPIPTDPNKMVAKDVASEKTEAESQQAPGDFISSPLVGTFYSSPSPDSPSFVKPGDIVSEDTIVCIVEAMKVMNEVKAGMSGRVVEVLITNGDAVQFGSKLFRIVKAE; encoded by the coding sequence ATGGATTTAAAGCAAATAGAAAAGCTCATGATTGCTATGGGACGAAATAGCATGAAGCGTTTTGTGATAAAACGCGAAGGGCTAGAGCTTGAACTGGAAAGAGACACGGGAGACAAACCTAATCAAGAGCCTGTATTTTACGATAGTAGGTTGTTTGCGGGTTTCTCTCAAGAACGTCCTATTCCCACTGATCCTAATAAAATGGTTGCAAAGGATGTTGCTTCAGAAAAAACAGAAGCAGAATCACAACAGGCCCCGGGAGATTTTATTAGTTCTCCTCTCGTAGGAACATTTTATAGCTCTCCTTCTCCTGATTCTCCATCTTTCGTTAAACCCGGAGATATCGTTTCAGAAGATACGATTGTTTGTATCGTAGAAGCCATGAAAGTTATGAATGAAGTTAAGGCCGGGATGTCTGGTCGTGTTGTAGAAGTCTTAATCACCAATGGTGATGCAGTACAATTTGGATCTAAGTTATTTCGTATAGTTAAAGCTGAATAA
- a CDS encoding DUF648 domain-containing protein yields the protein MRIPESFCLSSFNKEPSYFERVLSGVDNYFYFGGRQIEIVARNERTQELICLSNPGRHVPLAEKIVKILSYLIFPIVLIALLVRFLLHKILHKAHRVVLIDRQDPCTPCAFYLKDAIAIRDKFLDLRFTQPNNDALRTALRLQGLRVVHFYQDETSNQLLLTMTSRRFPDIAFTFVVPTESITLPQPADMQWSIMEHLWNCTKAINVAKQQNLDNLMISKPIGISLQDGVLIHYVHSSLLTEKPLDKKEISTSIEEHNNLQNGLNDLVTFTVLTGYPGKVFAKSQRKFVRVDSAENLHMAMVIDPGHTFTAHPDENTKIESRVSALMPILKSVPPEYLKGMLNQIPNSIKSKIQNLNSLLSKEFLNNTLDIQAPLFLSDPTQRQISDSEKKQLVKNFLKFISQRTVGQNDNGRNMVVFYKHGQSYPGGGEGILIDQLNNYGSMFFKPEDAREKCLGESIVDQLVSIGIFSEYENTETMVCAYFD from the coding sequence ATGAGAATACCAGAAAGTTTTTGCTTAAGTTCTTTTAATAAAGAACCTAGTTACTTTGAAAGAGTTTTATCTGGGGTAGACAATTATTTCTATTTCGGTGGAAGACAGATAGAGATCGTTGCTAGAAATGAAAGGACTCAGGAGCTTATCTGCCTTTCCAATCCAGGACGACACGTACCTCTCGCTGAAAAGATTGTGAAGATACTCTCATATCTCATATTCCCGATCGTATTGATCGCTCTCCTTGTGCGCTTTTTACTGCATAAAATATTACATAAAGCTCATAGGGTCGTCTTAATCGATAGACAGGATCCTTGTACACCGTGTGCATTTTACTTAAAAGACGCCATAGCTATCCGTGATAAGTTCTTGGACCTACGTTTTACACAACCTAATAATGACGCTCTTAGAACCGCTCTACGCTTGCAAGGATTAAGGGTGGTGCATTTTTATCAAGATGAAACTAGTAATCAGCTCTTGCTTACAATGACATCACGGCGCTTCCCGGATATAGCATTTACATTTGTAGTTCCCACTGAATCCATCACATTGCCACAACCTGCCGATATGCAATGGTCTATAATGGAACATCTCTGGAATTGTACAAAAGCAATAAACGTTGCTAAACAACAGAATTTAGATAATTTAATGATCAGCAAACCGATAGGCATTAGCTTACAAGATGGTGTGCTTATTCATTATGTTCATAGCTCTCTGCTAACAGAAAAACCCTTAGACAAAAAGGAGATTTCAACAAGTATTGAAGAGCATAATAACCTACAAAACGGTTTAAACGATCTTGTGACTTTTACTGTACTCACAGGATATCCAGGAAAGGTATTTGCAAAATCACAAAGAAAATTCGTCCGTGTGGACAGTGCTGAAAATCTCCACATGGCCATGGTAATTGATCCAGGACACACGTTTACAGCACATCCAGATGAGAATACAAAAATAGAAAGTCGTGTTTCTGCATTAATGCCTATACTCAAGAGTGTTCCTCCAGAGTATCTCAAAGGCATGTTAAATCAGATTCCAAATTCCATAAAATCCAAGATTCAAAATTTGAATTCTTTACTATCTAAAGAATTCTTAAACAATACTTTAGATATTCAAGCACCTCTATTTCTATCCGATCCTACACAAAGACAAATATCCGATTCAGAAAAGAAACAGTTAGTGAAGAACTTCTTAAAGTTCATCTCGCAAAGAACCGTTGGTCAAAATGATAACGGACGCAACATGGTTGTCTTCTATAAGCATGGACAAAGTTATCCTGGAGGGGGAGAGGGGATACTGATTGATCAGCTCAACAACTACGGATCTATGTTCTTTAAACCCGAAGATGCTCGGGAAAAATGTCTAGGAGAGAGCATCGTGGATCAATTAGTGAGTATAGGTATCTTCTCTGAGTATGAGAATACTGAAACTATGGTCTGCGCCTACTTTGACTAA
- a CDS encoding elongation factor P: MVLSSQLSVGMFISTKDGLYKVVAVSKVTGNKGESFIKASLKAADSEVIVERNFKIGQEIKEAQFESRNLEYLYIEDENFLFLDLGNYEKIYISKEIMKDNFLFLKAGVTVSAMVYDDIVFSIELPHFLELMVSKTDFPGDSLLITGGTKKALLETGVEITVPPFVEIGDIIKIDTRTCEYIQRV, from the coding sequence ATGGTATTAAGTAGCCAACTCTCAGTAGGAATGTTTATTTCTACAAAAGATGGTCTTTATAAAGTCGTAGCGGTTTCTAAGGTAACAGGGAATAAAGGGGAGTCTTTTATCAAGGCTTCGTTAAAAGCTGCTGATTCAGAAGTCATTGTTGAAAGAAATTTTAAAATTGGCCAAGAAATAAAAGAAGCCCAGTTTGAATCTAGAAATCTTGAATATCTTTATATTGAGGATGAAAACTTTCTTTTCTTAGATTTGGGAAATTATGAAAAAATTTATATTTCTAAAGAGATCATGAAGGATAACTTCTTATTCTTGAAAGCAGGTGTGACTGTTTCCGCCATGGTTTATGACGATATTGTTTTTTCGATAGAGTTACCACACTTTTTAGAGTTGATGGTATCTAAAACAGATTTTCCCGGGGACTCGCTTTTAATTACCGGCGGCACAAAAAAAGCTTTATTAGAAACAGGTGTCGAAATTACAGTACCTCCTTTTGTGGAAATTGGAGATATTATAAAAATTGATACGCGTACGTGTGAATATATTCAACGCGTCTAA